Proteins from a single region of Tepidimicrobium xylanilyticum:
- the pth gene encoding aminoacyl-tRNA hydrolase — protein MFAIIGLGNPGKAYANTRHNVGFNAIDLLASRNNIKINKIKFKSVCGEGIIAGKKVLLMKPHTYMNNSGMAVLDLYNFYKLPTENIIVVVDDIDIEFGTIRIKKKGSAGSHNGLKSIIYHLQTENFPRIKIGIGNKKEGQDLADFVLSQFTKDERVDIDQAIEKAALAVETILQYDIDKAMNEFNRRENKPRN, from the coding sequence TTGTTTGCAATAATCGGTTTAGGGAATCCTGGCAAAGCTTATGCCAATACTAGGCATAATGTAGGCTTTAATGCTATAGATTTATTAGCTAGTAGAAACAATATCAAGATTAATAAAATAAAGTTTAAATCGGTATGCGGAGAAGGGATAATTGCTGGTAAAAAGGTACTCCTTATGAAACCTCATACTTATATGAATAATAGTGGAATGGCAGTATTGGATTTATATAATTTCTATAAATTGCCAACAGAAAATATAATAGTTGTAGTGGATGATATCGATATAGAATTTGGTACTATAAGGATAAAGAAAAAGGGTAGTGCTGGTTCTCACAATGGATTGAAATCCATAATATATCATCTCCAAACAGAAAATTTCCCAAGAATAAAGATTGGAATAGGTAATAAAAAGGAAGGACAAGATCTGGCGGATTTTGTATTAAGCCAATTTACAAAAGATGAAAGAGTGGATATAGACCAAGCCATAGAGAAAGCTGCTTTAGCAGTAGAAACCATTCTTCAATATGATATAGATAAAGCAATGAATGAATTTAATAGAAGAGAAAACAAGCCCAGGAATTAA
- the mfd gene encoding transcription-repair coupling factor gives MPNMFIDPFEDLSSYEKLIRDIEERKSISTYGIIDANIGHFCYALNQHLNRQILILTYDERRAERIYEDIKTFFKGKVELYPNRDVVFYKVDAISSERINNRIKILSRLAEGEPIIVVAHIEGVLNRLMSPALFKGNSIKIDYDTRLELDQLISKLIDSGYHRENMVEGIGQFSVRGGIVDFFPPNNDNPYRIELFDDEIDSIRTFNVETQRSLEMVESVYIPPVREVLLLDSFRDQVVKAIERAVKKATAKLGQNSKIKENIEDKFLPYIEEVKEKIYVSNMDMVIPFIPEGYLSSLLHYFNEDSIVFIDEPARIEERVKNIREQFLFKYSDCLEVGEVLPEHENINYKYKNIVADIKEKIIIANSPLLRYESQFKLESIVKFTTKSMQPYHNDMEYLKEELEDYKHKGYKVIIFSGTEERGKRLQSTLMDLGLICSFVEDHDRNIESGQIFITDGSINEGFEYVDIKLAFISDKEIFGSSKETRKRKIKSKKDTIDFSDLKLGDYVVHENHGIGVYEGIEQLNIQGVIKDYLTIRYKGNDKLYVPIDQMDLIQKYIGADSVKPKVNKLSSQDWVRTKKKAKKAVEDMAKDLLELYAKRESQKGFSFSKDTIWQNQFEDSFPFEETEAQIKSIEEIKKDMEKDKPMDRLLCGDVGYGKTEVALRAAFKSIMDEKQVAFLVPTTILAQQHYNTIIERFKDFPVNVAMLSRFKTAKEQKAIIEGLRKGTVDIVVGTHRLLSKDVVFKDLGLLIIDEEQRFGVKHKETLKKLKESIDVLTLTATPIPRTLHMSLIGIRDMSIIDEPPEERYPIQTYVLEFNEQMIREAILKEMGRKGQVYFVYNRVENIDKMAVQLKKLVPEARIAIGHGQMSERELEKVMMDFIAHEYDVLVCTTIIETGLDIPNVNTIIIYDADKMGLSQLYQLRGRVGRTNKVAYAYLTYQKDKVLTEVAEKRLRAIKDFTEFGAGFKIAMRDLEIRGAGNLLGVEQHGHIEAIGYDLYVKFLNQTIKRLKGEIVEEGINTTIDLTIDGYISDRYIEDEEQKIEVYKKIAAIRDTKDYLEVLDELIDRFGDVPQEVKNLMDISYIKNHASSCHIKNINQIGNTIILEFDSVDHISPNLIHYLSKEYGQRISFDLSNNPSFRFRSTKDLLSDLKELIEKITGFYNSTSAV, from the coding sequence ATGCCAAATATGTTTATCGACCCATTTGAAGATTTAAGTTCCTATGAGAAGTTAATAAGGGACATAGAGGAAAGGAAATCTATATCCACCTATGGAATAATAGATGCTAACATAGGGCATTTTTGTTATGCCTTAAATCAACATTTAAATAGGCAGATTTTAATCCTAACCTATGATGAAAGGAGAGCTGAAAGAATATACGAGGACATTAAAACCTTTTTTAAGGGAAAGGTAGAGCTGTATCCCAATAGGGATGTGGTGTTTTACAAAGTAGATGCAATTAGCTCTGAGAGGATTAATAATAGGATTAAGATACTTTCCCGCTTAGCTGAAGGAGAACCAATAATTGTTGTAGCCCACATTGAAGGAGTATTGAATAGATTAATGAGTCCGGCCTTGTTTAAAGGTAATTCCATAAAAATAGATTATGATACTAGGCTTGAATTAGATCAGCTAATTTCAAAACTTATAGATAGCGGTTATCATAGAGAGAATATGGTTGAAGGGATAGGCCAGTTTAGTGTTAGAGGTGGAATAGTGGATTTTTTCCCTCCTAACAATGACAATCCCTATCGAATTGAGTTGTTTGATGATGAGATAGACTCTATAAGGACTTTTAACGTAGAAACCCAAAGGTCTTTAGAAATGGTGGAATCCGTATATATCCCCCCAGTAAGGGAAGTATTATTATTGGATAGTTTTAGGGATCAGGTAGTAAAAGCTATTGAAAGAGCAGTAAAAAAGGCTACAGCTAAATTGGGACAGAACTCTAAAATTAAAGAAAATATAGAGGATAAATTTTTGCCTTATATTGAAGAGGTTAAGGAGAAAATATACGTATCCAATATGGATATGGTTATTCCCTTTATTCCAGAAGGATATTTATCTAGCCTATTGCATTATTTTAATGAGGATAGTATTGTCTTTATAGATGAACCAGCTAGAATAGAAGAAAGGGTAAAAAACATAAGGGAACAATTCCTGTTTAAATATTCTGACTGTTTAGAAGTTGGTGAAGTACTGCCTGAACATGAGAATATTAACTACAAATATAAGAACATAGTAGCAGATATAAAGGAAAAGATTATTATAGCTAATTCTCCTTTGTTAAGATATGAGTCTCAGTTTAAGCTGGAGTCCATAGTAAAATTTACAACTAAATCTATGCAACCTTATCACAATGATATGGAATATTTAAAAGAGGAGCTAGAAGATTATAAGCATAAGGGTTATAAGGTTATAATTTTTTCTGGGACTGAGGAAAGGGGAAAAAGATTACAATCCACTTTAATGGATCTAGGTCTTATATGCAGCTTTGTTGAGGATCATGATAGAAATATTGAGTCGGGTCAGATTTTTATAACTGACGGCAGTATCAATGAAGGATTTGAATATGTGGATATAAAGTTAGCCTTTATTTCAGACAAGGAAATATTTGGTTCTTCTAAGGAAACGAGGAAGAGAAAGATAAAGTCTAAAAAGGATACCATCGACTTTTCAGATTTAAAGTTGGGAGACTATGTAGTCCATGAAAACCATGGAATAGGAGTATATGAAGGTATTGAACAGTTAAATATTCAAGGGGTTATTAAGGATTATCTTACTATAAGATATAAGGGAAATGACAAGCTATATGTACCCATAGACCAGATGGATCTTATACAAAAATACATAGGTGCAGATTCGGTAAAACCAAAGGTTAATAAACTGAGCAGTCAGGATTGGGTAAGAACTAAAAAAAAGGCTAAAAAAGCCGTAGAGGATATGGCTAAAGACTTACTGGAGTTATATGCAAAACGAGAAAGTCAGAAGGGATTTTCCTTTTCAAAGGATACCATATGGCAAAATCAATTTGAGGATTCTTTTCCCTTTGAGGAAACAGAGGCTCAAATTAAGAGCATAGAAGAGATAAAAAAGGATATGGAAAAGGATAAGCCTATGGATAGGCTCCTGTGTGGGGATGTAGGCTATGGCAAGACGGAAGTAGCCCTAAGGGCTGCCTTTAAGTCCATTATGGATGAAAAACAGGTAGCTTTTTTAGTACCTACTACCATATTAGCCCAACAGCATTATAATACCATAATAGAAAGGTTTAAGGACTTTCCAGTTAATGTAGCCATGTTAAGCAGGTTTAAAACGGCCAAAGAACAGAAAGCCATAATTGAAGGGTTGAGGAAGGGGACTGTGGACATAGTAGTAGGCACTCATAGGTTATTATCCAAAGATGTGGTATTTAAAGATTTAGGGCTTTTGATAATAGATGAAGAGCAGCGTTTTGGAGTAAAGCATAAGGAAACTTTAAAGAAATTGAAGGAGAGCATAGATGTACTGACTTTAACAGCTACTCCCATTCCCAGGACTCTACACATGTCTTTAATAGGTATTAGGGATATGAGCATAATAGATGAACCACCAGAGGAAAGATATCCTATTCAAACCTATGTTTTAGAATTTAATGAGCAGATGATTCGTGAAGCCATATTAAAGGAAATGGGACGGAAGGGTCAAGTGTATTTTGTATATAATAGGGTTGAAAATATAGATAAAATGGCAGTGCAATTAAAAAAACTGGTACCAGAGGCTAGAATTGCAATAGGCCATGGACAAATGAGCGAAAGAGAATTAGAAAAAGTAATGATGGATTTTATAGCTCACGAATATGATGTACTAGTTTGTACGACCATTATTGAGACGGGTTTGGATATTCCAAATGTAAATACTATTATCATATATGATGCAGATAAAATGGGATTGTCCCAATTGTATCAGCTTAGGGGGAGGGTTGGAAGAACTAATAAAGTTGCTTATGCATATTTAACCTATCAAAAAGATAAAGTATTGACTGAAGTGGCTGAGAAGAGATTGAGAGCTATAAAGGATTTTACTGAATTTGGTGCTGGTTTTAAAATAGCCATGAGGGATTTGGAAATAAGAGGGGCTGGAAATCTTTTAGGAGTAGAACAACATGGACATATCGAAGCTATAGGATATGATCTATATGTAAAATTTTTGAATCAAACCATCAAAAGGCTTAAGGGAGAAATTGTGGAAGAAGGTATAAACACTACTATAGATTTAACCATAGACGGGTATATATCTGATAGATATATTGAAGATGAAGAACAGAAAATCGAAGTGTACAAAAAAATAGCTGCTATTAGAGATACAAAAGATTATTTAGAAGTATTAGATGAGCTTATTGATAGATTTGGAGATGTACCTCAAGAAGTTAAAAATTTAATGGATATTTCTTATATAAAGAATCATGCAAGCTCATGCCATATAAAGAATATTAATCAAATTGGAAATACGATAATTTTAGAATTCGATTCAGTAGACCATATTTCACCTAATTTAATTCACTACCTATCTAAGGAATATGGGCAAAGAATTAGTTTTGATTTATCCAATAATCCTTCCTTCAGATTCAGAAGTACCAAGGATTTGTTATCGGATTTAAAGGAATTAATTGAAAAAATTACAGGTTTCTATAATTCGACAAGTGCTGTATAA
- a CDS encoding SurA N-terminal domain-containing protein — translation MSRLNKRLLFLAVIIGLISWVVIGCTSRSKKEGIIAEVNGEVITQEEFDKDFELAKKMRQMRYGKEILSQEVGENKTYEDVLKEDLLGTLILDKVINEELEKNNIQVTDEEVEGALKNHYITEFGGEEQFRRFLEDNEISEEAIMRDVKRVLTFEKHKEFFFNEVELEEEEIKNYFNENKDSFVKFRISHILVKTEEEGNRILEKLKNGEDFHTLVIMESVDSESAIQGGDLGYFTKDTILKAYEPLGEAASNLEIGEISELIKTELGYHIILLEDRIDSYEDLKEEVVEELKNKKHNEKILDLKGKADIKIYMDKSAKKE, via the coding sequence GTGTCAAGACTAAATAAAAGACTTTTATTTTTAGCAGTAATAATTGGATTAATATCCTGGGTTGTTATAGGTTGTACTAGTAGGAGCAAAAAAGAGGGTATAATAGCTGAAGTAAATGGAGAAGTAATCACTCAAGAAGAATTTGATAAAGATTTTGAATTGGCAAAAAAGATGCGCCAAATGCGATATGGTAAGGAAATATTATCTCAAGAAGTAGGAGAAAACAAGACATATGAAGATGTGCTTAAAGAAGATCTACTAGGGACTTTGATTCTTGATAAAGTAATAAATGAGGAATTGGAGAAAAACAATATACAGGTTACTGATGAAGAAGTAGAAGGAGCTCTAAAAAATCATTATATAACTGAATTTGGCGGGGAAGAACAATTTAGAAGATTCTTGGAGGATAACGAAATTTCCGAAGAAGCTATTATGAGAGATGTAAAAAGGGTGTTAACCTTTGAAAAGCATAAGGAGTTTTTTTTCAATGAGGTGGAGTTAGAAGAAGAGGAAATAAAAAATTATTTTAATGAAAATAAGGATTCATTTGTAAAATTTAGGATTAGCCATATTTTAGTAAAGACAGAAGAGGAAGGCAATAGGATTTTAGAGAAACTAAAAAATGGGGAGGATTTCCATACCCTAGTGATAATGGAATCAGTAGATTCCGAATCGGCAATACAAGGGGGAGATTTAGGTTATTTCACTAAAGATACCATTTTAAAGGCATATGAGCCTTTAGGGGAAGCAGCTTCTAATTTAGAGATAGGTGAGATTAGCGAGCTAATTAAGACGGAGCTTGGTTATCATATTATATTATTAGAGGATAGAATTGATAGTTATGAGGATTTAAAAGAGGAAGTAGTGGAAGAACTTAAGAATAAAAAACACAATGAAAAGATTTTAGATTTAAAGGGAAAAGCTGATATCAAGATTTATATGGATAAAAGTGCTAAAAAGGAATAG
- the spoVT gene encoding stage V sporulation protein T → MKATGIVRRIDDLGRVVIPKEIRRTLRIREGDPLEIFTDRDGEVILKKYSPIGELNEFANEYCESLHESTKYIAIISDRDHIIAVAGGSKKEFLDKRISPELERIMESRTTHLANVSDKVIRLFYDDESFTEYTAQAIAPIIAQGDPIGTVILASKEPDAVMGETEVKLIETAAGFLSRQMES, encoded by the coding sequence ATGAAAGCAACAGGTATAGTAAGGCGAATTGACGATTTAGGTAGAGTCGTTATACCTAAGGAAATTCGAAGGACATTAAGAATTAGAGAGGGAGATCCTTTGGAGATATTTACAGATAGAGATGGGGAAGTAATATTAAAAAAATATTCACCTATTGGAGAATTAAATGAATTTGCTAATGAATACTGTGAATCCCTACATGAATCCACTAAGTACATCGCTATTATTTCAGATAGAGATCATATAATTGCTGTTGCTGGTGGTTCTAAAAAGGAATTTTTAGATAAAAGAATTAGTCCAGAATTAGAAAGGATTATGGAGTCCAGAACTACCCATTTAGCTAATGTCAGTGATAAAGTCATTAGGCTATTTTATGATGACGAAAGCTTCACTGAGTATACTGCTCAGGCAATAGCACCCATAATAGCACAAGGGGACCCTATAGGGACTGTAATTTTAGCATCAAAAGAACCTGATGCGGTAATGGGAGAAACGGAAGTAAAATTAATAGAAACAGCAGCTGGATTTTTATCAAGACAGATGGAAAGTTAA
- a CDS encoding putative polysaccharide biosynthesis protein, with amino-acid sequence MSKNNFLKGAAILGIAGVIVKILGAFYRIPLSNIIKTEGMGYYQTAYPLYVLLLTLSTAGFPVAIAKLVSEKRALGDYKGAHKVFKVALSGLFLAGLVTSLFVFINAKSIVKTLGNEKAYYSLIALVPALFFVPIMAAFRGFFQGRQVMTPTALSQIVEQFFRVTAGLVLTYILLDRGTHIAAGGASFGGSMGAMAGAVVIIFIYLSKKSEIRKEIETGLILEEESAGKIIRDILSIAIPITIGSAIVPIMNTIDTLLVFKRLQSIGFSAGEANELYGQLTGLAQTLINLPQVFSTALAISLVPAISEANVKKRFDEIRGISISGIRVTLLIGLPCAFGLFVLSRPIINLLYFKNTPESIASTGEILSILSFSVIFLTLVQSLTAILQGLGKPLISVKNLLIGAVGKVVLTFVLTGIEGINIKGAAISTVTAYFIAAGLDLISVKKYTRLKLNIKELFIKPLVSSLGMALVARVSYLALLGIIGDRLSTVIAIFLGVISYGVLLLVTGSLTYEDFNLLPKGDRIGNLLLKLKLIKR; translated from the coding sequence ATGAGTAAGAATAACTTTTTGAAAGGAGCAGCTATTCTTGGAATTGCTGGAGTTATAGTAAAAATACTAGGGGCTTTTTACAGGATACCCCTTAGCAATATAATCAAGACGGAAGGAATGGGTTATTATCAAACTGCCTATCCTTTATATGTATTACTATTAACACTATCTACAGCTGGGTTTCCAGTAGCTATTGCCAAGCTGGTTTCAGAAAAACGAGCTTTGGGGGACTATAAGGGTGCTCATAAGGTTTTTAAAGTTGCTTTATCTGGATTGTTTTTAGCAGGCTTAGTGACATCCCTATTCGTTTTTATAAATGCCAAATCCATTGTAAAGACTTTGGGAAATGAAAAGGCTTATTATTCTTTAATAGCTTTGGTTCCTGCCTTGTTTTTTGTACCTATTATGGCAGCTTTTAGAGGCTTTTTCCAGGGGAGACAAGTTATGACTCCAACAGCTTTATCTCAAATTGTGGAGCAGTTTTTTAGAGTAACTGCCGGTTTGGTTTTGACTTATATATTACTTGATCGGGGAACCCATATAGCTGCAGGGGGAGCTTCTTTTGGTGGTTCTATGGGAGCTATGGCAGGAGCTGTAGTTATCATATTTATATATCTATCTAAGAAAAGTGAAATTCGAAAGGAAATAGAAACTGGATTAATTCTTGAAGAAGAGTCTGCTGGGAAGATAATAAGGGATATATTATCTATTGCAATTCCAATAACTATAGGGTCAGCCATTGTTCCCATAATGAATACCATAGACACCCTATTAGTATTTAAAAGGCTTCAAAGCATAGGATTTAGTGCAGGAGAGGCCAATGAATTATATGGTCAGTTAACGGGTTTAGCCCAAACTCTAATAAATCTACCTCAGGTATTTTCTACTGCTTTGGCAATTAGTCTTGTACCAGCCATATCCGAGGCAAATGTGAAAAAGAGATTTGATGAAATAAGGGGTATTAGTATTTCGGGAATTAGGGTAACGCTATTAATAGGACTGCCTTGTGCTTTTGGCTTATTCGTTTTATCTAGACCAATTATAAATCTATTGTATTTTAAAAATACTCCAGAAAGCATAGCTAGTACGGGAGAAATACTTTCCATATTATCTTTTAGTGTCATATTTTTGACCTTAGTTCAATCCCTTACAGCAATTTTACAGGGGCTAGGGAAGCCTTTGATATCTGTGAAAAACTTATTAATAGGAGCAGTTGGGAAAGTAGTCCTTACTTTTGTATTAACTGGTATCGAGGGCATAAATATAAAGGGTGCAGCTATAAGTACTGTAACAGCTTATTTTATTGCTGCTGGGTTGGATTTAATCAGTGTAAAAAAATATACTAGGTTGAAGCTGAATATTAAAGAACTGTTTATAAAACCATTGGTCTCTTCCTTGGGAATGGCCCTTGTTGCAAGAGTAAGTTATCTAGCTTTATTGGGTATAATAGGGGATAGATTATCAACGGTAATTGCTATATTTTTAGGGGTTATATCCTATGGGGTATTATTACTTGTAACCGGTTCGTTGACATATGAAGATTTTAATCTATTACCTAAAGGGGATAGAATAGGTAATTTATTATTGAAACTTAAATTGATTAAAAGATAA
- the yabN gene encoding bifunctional methyltransferase/pyrophosphohydrolase YabN, whose amino-acid sequence MGKIHILGLGPGDIDYLTIGVINRINSGDRNFLRTAKHPAIRYFKENNIPYESYDYVYDIKEDFTRVYEYIVDDLITKARNYKSINYIVPGNPMVAEKTVELLFKSEDKDIDIELLTGVSFIEPILELVKKDPVNGLKIVDGADFDINNIDINIDYIITQVYNRRVASNVKLVLSEVYGDEYEIYVVNRAGVKGEEKLYKIPIYELDRIDDIDSLTSIYIPKVDKIIKKLYDVADIIGTMKRLRSEKGCPWDRKQTHETIRQSIIEEAYEVVDAIDRKDEEGLIEELGDLLFQIVFHCQIASEEGRFNLYHITTKLNDKLIYRHPHVFGEKKVENSDEVVYNWNKLKYRQKGISTFTDTLKDIPHLPALMKSYKVQERAGQMGFDWDSVDGALSKVKEEYLEVMELINNIEGGDVEEIEEELGDLLFAVVNVCRFLNVNPEIALNKTVNKFIRRFEIMENESRKMGKKLEEMTLEEMDRLWDKAKLHKF is encoded by the coding sequence ATGGGGAAAATTCATATTCTAGGATTAGGGCCTGGTGATATAGATTACCTAACTATAGGTGTAATAAATAGAATAAATAGCGGGGATAGAAATTTTTTGAGGACAGCAAAACACCCTGCTATTAGGTATTTTAAGGAAAATAACATCCCTTATGAATCCTATGATTATGTATACGATATAAAAGAGGATTTCACCCGTGTATATGAATATATAGTTGACGACTTAATTACAAAAGCTAGGAATTATAAGTCGATAAATTATATAGTTCCTGGGAATCCTATGGTAGCTGAGAAGACGGTGGAGCTACTTTTTAAAAGTGAAGATAAAGATATAGATATAGAGCTTTTAACTGGTGTGAGTTTTATAGAGCCGATCCTTGAATTGGTGAAAAAGGATCCGGTTAATGGACTTAAAATAGTAGATGGAGCTGATTTTGATATAAATAATATAGATATAAATATTGATTATATTATAACTCAAGTGTATAATAGGAGAGTCGCTTCTAATGTAAAGCTTGTGCTTTCAGAGGTATATGGGGATGAGTATGAAATATACGTTGTAAATAGAGCAGGAGTGAAGGGAGAAGAAAAACTTTATAAAATCCCAATCTATGAATTAGATAGGATAGATGACATAGACTCTTTAACGAGTATATATATCCCGAAAGTGGATAAAATAATTAAAAAATTGTATGATGTTGCCGATATTATAGGTACAATGAAGAGGCTAAGAAGCGAGAAAGGTTGCCCTTGGGATAGAAAACAGACTCACGAAACCATAAGACAATCTATTATAGAAGAGGCCTACGAAGTCGTAGATGCAATAGATAGAAAGGATGAAGAGGGGCTAATTGAAGAGTTAGGGGATTTACTTTTTCAAATAGTATTCCACTGCCAAATTGCTTCAGAGGAAGGAAGATTTAACCTATATCATATTACAACTAAATTAAACGATAAACTAATATATAGACATCCTCACGTTTTTGGTGAAAAAAAAGTAGAAAATTCTGATGAAGTAGTATATAATTGGAATAAGTTAAAATATAGGCAGAAGGGCATATCTACATTTACTGACACACTAAAAGATATACCTCATCTTCCAGCCTTGATGAAAAGTTATAAGGTTCAAGAGCGGGCAGGACAAATGGGATTTGATTGGGATAGTGTAGATGGTGCTTTGAGCAAGGTGAAGGAAGAGTATCTAGAGGTTATGGAACTGATTAATAATATTGAAGGTGGTGATGTCGAGGAAATAGAGGAAGAATTGGGAGATTTGTTGTTTGCTGTTGTCAACGTTTGTAGATTCTTGAATGTTAATCCTGAAATTGCGTTAAACAAAACTGTCAACAAATTTATTCGTCGGTTTGAGATTATGGAGAATGAAAGTAGAAAAATGGGTAAAAAGCTAGAAGAAATGACTCTAGAAGAAATGGATAGACTTTGGGATAAAGCTAAGCTACATAAATTTTAG
- a CDS encoding HU family DNA-binding protein, with protein sequence MNKAELIASMAEKGNLTKKDAETALNAFMAVVEEALAKGDKVQLVGFGTFEVRDRKAREGRNPRNPEEVIKIPASKAPVFKAGKGLKEAVNK encoded by the coding sequence ATGAATAAAGCTGAATTAATTGCCAGCATGGCAGAAAAAGGGAATCTAACTAAAAAAGATGCGGAAACTGCATTGAATGCTTTTATGGCTGTTGTAGAAGAAGCATTAGCAAAAGGAGATAAGGTGCAATTAGTTGGATTTGGTACTTTTGAAGTAAGAGACAGGAAAGCTAGAGAAGGAAGAAATCCAAGAAATCCAGAAGAGGTTATTAAAATACCAGCTTCAAAGGCACCAGTATTTAAGGCTGGAAAAGGACTAAAAGAAGCGGTCAATAAGTAA
- a CDS encoding RNA-binding S4 domain-containing protein, which produces MRIDKFLKNARIIKRRTVAKEACEGGRVLLNGKMAKPGDQVKIGDIVEINFGTGAMKIEVLEVKDNVKKDEAEKLYRTID; this is translated from the coding sequence TTGAGAATCGACAAATTCTTAAAAAATGCTAGAATCATAAAAAGACGAACTGTAGCCAAGGAAGCTTGTGAGGGAGGAAGGGTATTATTAAATGGCAAAATGGCTAAGCCTGGTGATCAGGTTAAAATCGGAGATATAGTGGAAATAAATTTTGGGACCGGGGCTATGAAAATAGAAGTTTTAGAGGTAAAGGATAATGTAAAGAAAGATGAGGCGGAAAAATTATATAGGACTATAGATTAA
- the yabP gene encoding sporulation protein YabP, with protein MNEIRGNIKNQNILIEDRNRVTITGVEQVESFNDNTIILKTIKGGMVIKGEGLNVGKLNLDDGNIRIEGIINGINYMDKGISQRGKIVGKIFK; from the coding sequence GTGAACGAAATAAGGGGGAACATTAAGAATCAAAATATTCTAATAGAAGACAGAAATAGAGTCACCATAACGGGAGTAGAGCAGGTTGAAAGCTTTAATGATAATACAATAATTCTAAAGACAATAAAAGGAGGTATGGTAATTAAGGGAGAAGGGCTTAACGTGGGTAAATTGAATTTAGACGATGGAAATATAAGAATAGAAGGAATTATTAATGGTATAAACTATATGGACAAAGGTATATCTCAAAGGGGTAAAATAGTAGGGAAAATTTTCAAATAG
- the yabQ gene encoding spore cortex biosynthesis protein YabQ produces the protein MESTIKVQLYIFLTSVYGGLIFGLAFDIYRAIRYYCNPNKIVTVLEDLLFWVFLSFIFFYILNKSSWSSLRGYIFIGFIIGGIIYLKLLSKILFPLWLKLFKGFIILIRNVLRIIKFPIVKVRGILALKKNRINRIKRVPREAFNDIKKYKRILSSKK, from the coding sequence ATGGAGAGTACTATTAAAGTTCAACTTTATATATTTTTGACTTCTGTATACGGAGGGTTGATATTTGGATTAGCTTTTGACATTTATAGGGCTATTAGATACTATTGTAATCCTAATAAAATAGTTACCGTATTAGAGGACTTGTTGTTTTGGGTTTTTTTATCTTTTATATTCTTTTATATACTCAATAAGAGCAGTTGGAGCAGCTTAAGAGGATATATTTTCATCGGTTTCATAATTGGTGGAATTATTTATTTGAAATTGTTGAGTAAAATACTATTTCCTTTATGGCTAAAACTATTTAAAGGGTTTATAATATTGATAAGGAATGTATTAAGGATTATAAAATTCCCTATTGTGAAGGTAAGGGGCATACTAGCCCTTAAAAAGAATAGGATTAATAGAATAAAGAGAGTACCTAGAGAAGCTTTTAATGATATAAAAAAATATAAAAGGATTTTATCCAGTAAAAAATAG
- a CDS encoding septum formation initiator family protein: protein MERRRKRKKKPKLKLLHIIAILFIFWLSKTLISQSLMLKELKNKKVMEEEAISQLEGEIEELKEEIENKDSLSFIEKTAREDLKMIKPGEIMYIDKNKEKGILKFFRK from the coding sequence ATGGAACGAAGGAGGAAAAGAAAGAAAAAGCCAAAGCTTAAATTGTTACATATTATAGCTATATTGTTCATTTTTTGGCTCAGCAAAACATTAATTAGCCAAAGCTTGATGCTTAAGGAATTAAAAAATAAGAAAGTCATGGAGGAAGAAGCTATATCCCAGTTAGAAGGAGAAATAGAAGAATTAAAAGAGGAAATCGAAAACAAGGACTCCTTATCATTTATAGAAAAAACCGCTAGAGAAGATTTAAAGATGATAAAGCCTGGGGAAATAATGTATATTGATAAGAACAAGGAAAAAGGCATATTAAAATTTTTTAGAAAGTAG